The Xiphophorus couchianus chromosome 5, X_couchianus-1.0, whole genome shotgun sequence genome includes a region encoding these proteins:
- the stra6l gene encoding STRA6-like isoform X2 yields MIRITEEQQLPSDSTIVDCQNKISLSLFLHLSLIPAVLITGVLSCLQRRAQRRAIDHRLPFLKGRFGIVVPLDTIGSLSNRWSYGFAFGAVSSSVLLLFSERYIPFTVPPWARAIVYLVGALEVGLVYFPFFACLSTPFRTVGAVLGILYSIPWIVITVWDTAVCPRGEVLGKYQKIISQWPCILSLVFLLGRFIYMLVKDVRIRLQLETADPEELIDQHQVNHVKRLLRTPQQSKPLSWFQTRVYDWDPYFKFPNRIIGTSIISLIGLYTMTLADYSLSDVAFDRVEEWKNTLQDITGSCNQTQALAYMIPQIEEFIDVARKSWLATTIFASLNSVAYTFHILVCYRKHLKRLWRGQKGFLPEKFHNPKSAVSVASIARYSGWQIAFTLWGYLIVHFVHFLFALLFAYLLVLPIQHGKVLTMLSNLGLILLTIGMVVGLVILQVVLVQIFFLQDKMSPRDKQKPLALNNRKAFHCFNYFFFFYNVVMGISTCILRLLFSIVVGTWLVSRIDRTIMQRGYENLDAGYSTWIGMIFADHYHNNPVMVCFCQLLVSSTIEKHNATVYSSFENAQSASPLNSRARRRWALLYTLLKNPPLILRRKHNLSTATSSSPTQTETEVRAWVMASQIQNQQSAPQGIPEIIVTAEEDC; encoded by the exons ATGATAAGAATCACAGAGGAGCAACA acTTCCCAGTGACTCTACAATTGTggactgtcaaaataaaatctcactgAGCCTTTTCTTGCACCTTTCTCTCATTCCAGCA GTCCTGATTACAGGAGTGTTGTCATGTCTTCAGAGACGAGCACAGAGACGGGCCATTGACCACAGACTGCCATTTCTAAAGGGGCGTTTTGGTATTGTGGT ACCTTTGGATACAATAGGCAGCCTCAGTAACCGCTGGTCCTATGGCTTTGCGTTTGGCGCAGTGTCCAGCAGCgttctgttgcttttttctgaGCGTTACATCCCCTTTACAGTCCCACCGTGGGCCAGAG CGATAGTGTACCTTGTCGGAGCTTTAGAAGTGGGTCTGGTGTATTTCCCATTTTTCGCCTGTCTGTCCACACCATTCAGAACGGTCGGCGCAGTGCTGGGGATACTCTACTCCATACCCTG GATTGTGATCACCGTCTGGGATACAGCCGTCTGTCCTCGTGGAGAG GTTTTGGGTAAATACCAGAAGATAATTTCCCAGTGGCCCTGCATCCTCTCGCTTGTCTTCCTCTTGGGACGATTTATTTACATGCTGGTTAAAGATGTGCGCATACGTCTGCAACTGGAAACAGCG GATCCCGAAGAGCTGATTGATCAACACCAGGTAAACCACGTTAAGCGGCTACTGAGAACACCACAACAAAG taaacCCCTCAGCTGGTTCCAAACACGAGTGTATGACTGGGACCCGTACTTCAAGTTTCCAAACAGGATCATTGGCACATCCATTATATCCCTCATAGGCCTATATACG ATGACACTAGCAGACTACAGTCTCAGTGACGTTGCCTTTGACCGGGTAGAGGAATGGAAGAATACACTACAAGACATTACTGGCTCTTGCAACCAGACACAAGCATTGGCATACATGATACCGCAGATAGAAGAGTTCATCGACGTGGCCAGGA aGTCTTGGCTTGCCACCACCATCTTTGCCAGTCTCAACTCTGTTGCGTACACCTTCCATATCTTAGTATGCTACAG GAAACACTTAAAGAGACTTTGGAGGGGtcagaaaggttttcttccagagaAGTTCCACAATCCTAAGTCTGCAGTCAGCGTT GCGTCCATTGCGAGATACTCTGGATGGCAAATAGCTTTCACTTTATGGG GCTACCTGATTGTCCATtttgtccacttcctgtttgccctTCTGTTTGCCTACTTGCTGGTTCTTCCCATACAGCATGGGAAAGTCCTGACCATGCTGTCAAACCTGGGACTCATTCT CCTGACCATTGGAATGGTGGTCGGCTTGGTGATTCTCCAGGTAGTTCTGGTTCAGATCTTCTTTCTTCAGGACAAAATGTCCCCCAGGGATAAGCAGAAACCTCTGGCTCTCAACAACAG GAAGGCGTTCCACTGCTTCAActacttcttctttttctacaaCGTGGTGATGGGGATCAGCACCTGCATACTCCGCCTGCTGTTTAGCATAGTGGTTGGAACATGGTTGGTGTCCCGCATTGACCGAACCATAATGCAGAGAGGATATGAAAACCTGGATGCCG GCTACAGTACATGGATAGGGATGATCTTTGCCGATCATTATCACAACAACCCAGTCATGGTGTGTTTCTGCCAGCTTCTGGTCTCAAGCACAATAGAGAAACACAATGCGACTGTATACTCCTCATTTGAGAATGCTCAATCAG CATCCCCACTCAACAGCCGAGCCAGGAGGCGTTGGGCGTTGCTTTACACCCTGCTGAAGAACCCTCCTCTGATCCTGCGCAGGAAACACAATCTCTCCACGGCAACGTCATCATCACCCACCCAGACGGAGACAGAAGTTCGGGCTTGGGTCATGGCATCACAAATACAGAACCAGCAATCGGCACCACAGGGAATACCAGAAATAATAGTCACAGCAGAAGAagactgttaa
- the stra6l gene encoding STRA6-like isoform X1 produces the protein MRSPDASSTFDLRRLPSDSTIVDCQNKISLSLFLHLSLIPAVLITGVLSCLQRRAQRRAIDHRLPFLKGRFGIVVPLDTIGSLSNRWSYGFAFGAVSSSVLLLFSERYIPFTVPPWARAIVYLVGALEVGLVYFPFFACLSTPFRTVGAVLGILYSIPWIVITVWDTAVCPRGEVLGKYQKIISQWPCILSLVFLLGRFIYMLVKDVRIRLQLETADPEELIDQHQVNHVKRLLRTPQQSKPLSWFQTRVYDWDPYFKFPNRIIGTSIISLIGLYTMTLADYSLSDVAFDRVEEWKNTLQDITGSCNQTQALAYMIPQIEEFIDVARKSWLATTIFASLNSVAYTFHILVCYRKHLKRLWRGQKGFLPEKFHNPKSAVSVASIARYSGWQIAFTLWGYLIVHFVHFLFALLFAYLLVLPIQHGKVLTMLSNLGLILLTIGMVVGLVILQVVLVQIFFLQDKMSPRDKQKPLALNNRKAFHCFNYFFFFYNVVMGISTCILRLLFSIVVGTWLVSRIDRTIMQRGYENLDAGYSTWIGMIFADHYHNNPVMVCFCQLLVSSTIEKHNATVYSSFENAQSASPLNSRARRRWALLYTLLKNPPLILRRKHNLSTATSSSPTQTETEVRAWVMASQIQNQQSAPQGIPEIIVTAEEDC, from the exons ATGAGGTCGCCCGATGCGTCTTCAACCTTCGATCTACGACG acTTCCCAGTGACTCTACAATTGTggactgtcaaaataaaatctcactgAGCCTTTTCTTGCACCTTTCTCTCATTCCAGCA GTCCTGATTACAGGAGTGTTGTCATGTCTTCAGAGACGAGCACAGAGACGGGCCATTGACCACAGACTGCCATTTCTAAAGGGGCGTTTTGGTATTGTGGT ACCTTTGGATACAATAGGCAGCCTCAGTAACCGCTGGTCCTATGGCTTTGCGTTTGGCGCAGTGTCCAGCAGCgttctgttgcttttttctgaGCGTTACATCCCCTTTACAGTCCCACCGTGGGCCAGAG CGATAGTGTACCTTGTCGGAGCTTTAGAAGTGGGTCTGGTGTATTTCCCATTTTTCGCCTGTCTGTCCACACCATTCAGAACGGTCGGCGCAGTGCTGGGGATACTCTACTCCATACCCTG GATTGTGATCACCGTCTGGGATACAGCCGTCTGTCCTCGTGGAGAG GTTTTGGGTAAATACCAGAAGATAATTTCCCAGTGGCCCTGCATCCTCTCGCTTGTCTTCCTCTTGGGACGATTTATTTACATGCTGGTTAAAGATGTGCGCATACGTCTGCAACTGGAAACAGCG GATCCCGAAGAGCTGATTGATCAACACCAGGTAAACCACGTTAAGCGGCTACTGAGAACACCACAACAAAG taaacCCCTCAGCTGGTTCCAAACACGAGTGTATGACTGGGACCCGTACTTCAAGTTTCCAAACAGGATCATTGGCACATCCATTATATCCCTCATAGGCCTATATACG ATGACACTAGCAGACTACAGTCTCAGTGACGTTGCCTTTGACCGGGTAGAGGAATGGAAGAATACACTACAAGACATTACTGGCTCTTGCAACCAGACACAAGCATTGGCATACATGATACCGCAGATAGAAGAGTTCATCGACGTGGCCAGGA aGTCTTGGCTTGCCACCACCATCTTTGCCAGTCTCAACTCTGTTGCGTACACCTTCCATATCTTAGTATGCTACAG GAAACACTTAAAGAGACTTTGGAGGGGtcagaaaggttttcttccagagaAGTTCCACAATCCTAAGTCTGCAGTCAGCGTT GCGTCCATTGCGAGATACTCTGGATGGCAAATAGCTTTCACTTTATGGG GCTACCTGATTGTCCATtttgtccacttcctgtttgccctTCTGTTTGCCTACTTGCTGGTTCTTCCCATACAGCATGGGAAAGTCCTGACCATGCTGTCAAACCTGGGACTCATTCT CCTGACCATTGGAATGGTGGTCGGCTTGGTGATTCTCCAGGTAGTTCTGGTTCAGATCTTCTTTCTTCAGGACAAAATGTCCCCCAGGGATAAGCAGAAACCTCTGGCTCTCAACAACAG GAAGGCGTTCCACTGCTTCAActacttcttctttttctacaaCGTGGTGATGGGGATCAGCACCTGCATACTCCGCCTGCTGTTTAGCATAGTGGTTGGAACATGGTTGGTGTCCCGCATTGACCGAACCATAATGCAGAGAGGATATGAAAACCTGGATGCCG GCTACAGTACATGGATAGGGATGATCTTTGCCGATCATTATCACAACAACCCAGTCATGGTGTGTTTCTGCCAGCTTCTGGTCTCAAGCACAATAGAGAAACACAATGCGACTGTATACTCCTCATTTGAGAATGCTCAATCAG CATCCCCACTCAACAGCCGAGCCAGGAGGCGTTGGGCGTTGCTTTACACCCTGCTGAAGAACCCTCCTCTGATCCTGCGCAGGAAACACAATCTCTCCACGGCAACGTCATCATCACCCACCCAGACGGAGACAGAAGTTCGGGCTTGGGTCATGGCATCACAAATACAGAACCAGCAATCGGCACCACAGGGAATACCAGAAATAATAGTCACAGCAGAAGAagactgttaa
- the LOC114145581 gene encoding probable pancreatic secretory proteinase inhibitor produces MAGRLVLGLLLICVAADAADKSGLMRKPSCPALEKIMACPMNFAPVCGSDGNTYANECLLCVQRQESKMDILIVKEQGC; encoded by the exons ATGGCTGGGAGACTTGTACTGGGGCTTTTGCTCATCTGTGTCGCAgcag atGCTGCAGACAAATCTGGACTTATGAGAAAG CCTTCTTGTCCTGCTCTGGAGAAAATCATGGCATGCCCCATGAACTTTGCCCCTGTGTGCGGCAGCGATGGAAACACTTATGCCAATGAGTGTCTCCTCTGCGTCCAGAGACA AGAAAGCAAGATGGACATCTTGATCGTGAAGGAACAAGGCTGCTGA
- the LOC114145584 gene encoding serine protease inhibitor Kazal-type 1-like isoform X1, with the protein MTGRLVLGLLIICVAADATNKSGSARKPSCPDGKIGKCTKILDPVCGSNGATYSNECLLCKEIFETKRDIWITKQGPC; encoded by the exons ATGACTGGAAGACTTGTGCTGGGGCTTCTGATCATCTGTGTTGCAGCAG atgCTACAAACAAGTCTGGATCCGCAAGAAAG CCTTCTTGTCCTGATGGAAAGATCGGGAAATGCACAAAGATTTTGGACCCTGTGTGCGGCAGCAATGGAGCCACTTATAGCAATGAGTGTCTCCTCTGCAAGGAGATATT TGAAACCAAAAGGGACATCTGGATCACTAAACAGGGACCCTGCTGA
- the LOC114145584 gene encoding ovomucoid-like isoform X3, whose translation MTGRLVLGLLIICVAAVKAGPRKAKCPDPEIFACKLNVRPVCGSNGQTYGNECLLCKEMQETNKKISVTQEGHC comes from the exons ATGACTGGAAGACTTGTGCTGGGGCTTCTGATCATCTGTGTTGCAGCAG TCAAGGCTGGACCAAGAAAG GCTAAATGTCCTGATCCAGAGATCTTTGCATGCAAATTGAATGTGCGCCCTGTGTGTGGGAGCAACGGACAGACTTATGGCAATGAATGTCTCCTCTGCAAGGAGATGCA AGAAACCAACAAGAAAATCTCGGTCACCCAAGAGGGACACTGCTGA
- the LOC114145580 gene encoding serine protease inhibitor Kazal-type 1-like: protein MNGRLIVLWLLIICIAAGDAGEKNRKKKKATKPNCPIGRTLGCTKVMRPVCGSDGITYNNECLLCNEIRETKQKILVAKLGPC from the exons ATGAATGGACGACTTATTGTGCTGTGGCTTCTGATCATCTGTATTGCAGCag gtGATGCAGGCGAGAAGAatcgaaaaaagaaaaag GCCACAAAGCCTAACTGTCCTATTGGAAGGACCTTAGGATGCACAAAGGTTATGCGCCCTGTGTGCGGCAGTGATGGGATCACTTATAACAATGAGTGTCTCCTCTGCAATGAGATTAG AGAAACCAAGCAGAAAATCTTGGTCGCCAAACTGGGACCCTGCTGA
- the LOC114145584 gene encoding ovomucoid-like isoform X2 has translation MTGRLVVLGLLIICVAAVKAGPRKAKCPDPEIFACKLNVRPVCGSNGQTYGNECLLCKEMQETNKKISVTQEGHC, from the exons ATGACTGGAAGACTTGTTGTGCTGGGGCTCCTGATCATCTGTGTTgcagcag TCAAGGCTGGACCAAGAAAG GCTAAATGTCCTGATCCAGAGATCTTTGCATGCAAATTGAATGTGCGCCCTGTGTGTGGGAGCAACGGACAGACTTATGGCAATGAATGTCTCCTCTGCAAGGAGATGCA AGAAACCAACAAGAAAATCTCGGTCACCCAAGAGGGACACTGCTGA
- the LOC114145585 gene encoding serine protease inhibitor Kazal-type 1-like, protein MTGRLVLGLLIICVAAIAARKSENRRKAVCADRMIWTCTTNLHPVCGSDGQSYDNECLLCKEMHESYKDILVAKPGHC, encoded by the exons ATGACTGGAAGACTTGTGCTGGGGCTCCTGATCATCTGTGTTGcagcaa ttgctGCACGCAAGTCTGAGAACAGGAGAAAG GCTGTTTGTGCTGATCGAATGATCTGGACATGCACAACAAATTTGCACCCTGTGTGTGGAAGCGACGGACAGAGTTATGACAATGAGTGTCTCCTTTGCAAGGAGATGCA TGAATCCTACAAGGACATCTTGGTCGCCAAACCAGGACACTGCTGA